In Planctomycetia bacterium, one DNA window encodes the following:
- a CDS encoding transposase, with protein sequence MPTQRIRRALIAVYDKTGIANFARALVDEFDFEIISTGGTAKHLKDAGIPVTIVEEVTGFPELLDGRVKTLHPKIHAGILADRDNPEHMRQLAEHGIQPIDMVVVNLYPFEKTVADPACKFEDAIEMIDIGGPCMLRAAAKNHRHVLPVLATEWALDAVLRHLRGQLDEDSVRFRAKLAGRCFLRTRGYDGHVGDYLLLQSLDSPVSPSEQAFALFTCLLLTKISDLRYGENAHQRAAYQRYFEQSTPFDSAFDSSTPTNTSFNNLIDADAARGLCAELARSINPAQRAAGDQRAAGDQRAAGFSPRGQLNAGASPLAPPTIGDPTWLLTWTTYGTWLPGDPRGYVSRTPTESGTHEIFNAPGQPYSTDQPELSEAAKDRMDGEPVLLDARHAAAASDAFMKAAAAHNIRLVAYAIMPNHVHVLCQATQNGPELLRLFKGVSSRRLGQAFSLASSPRWWTKSGSTRHLKPGDDPTAAIDYVCEQLNSLLVRCFDGRRNKGAIRSDSKAARAKARGSIGEIDRALEKNKAARAEARGSLPEARGSLAVVCFIKHTNACGVGVADDPAEAYRRAYLGDPNAAMGGILAVNFPVTADFAAMVMETYDRLGKPLRESGAPHAPGGFFVEVWIAPSFENAAVEIIRGATRAPTGESNAESPGSALSARPKKKWGENVRLLAVGDLSQPPATDELVYRSIAGGMLVQTADTVGLNEDLWEVVTKRRPTDSEMSDLRLAWLIAKHTKSNAISLCKDGMLIGNGAGQMSRIMSCRIATWLARENGHADKLAGSVAASDAFFPFADGPNILIDAGVTAIIQPGGSKRDEDVIHACDERGVAMIFTGTRHFKH encoded by the coding sequence ATGCCGACGCAACGCATCCGCCGGGCACTCATTGCAGTCTATGACAAGACGGGCATCGCCAACTTCGCCCGCGCGCTCGTCGATGAGTTCGACTTCGAAATCATCTCCACCGGCGGCACCGCAAAGCACCTCAAAGACGCCGGCATTCCGGTCACAATAGTTGAGGAAGTCACCGGCTTTCCCGAACTGCTCGACGGCCGCGTGAAAACGCTGCACCCGAAGATTCACGCCGGCATCCTCGCCGACCGCGACAACCCCGAACACATGCGGCAGCTCGCCGAGCACGGCATCCAACCCATCGACATGGTGGTGGTGAATCTGTATCCGTTCGAGAAGACGGTGGCGGACCCGGCCTGCAAGTTCGAAGACGCGATCGAGATGATCGACATCGGCGGGCCGTGCATGCTCCGCGCGGCGGCGAAGAATCATCGGCACGTCCTGCCGGTGTTAGCGACGGAATGGGCGTTGGATGCCGTGCTCCGGCACCTTCGAGGTCAACTCGACGAGGACTCGGTCCGATTTCGCGCGAAGCTGGCGGGGCGATGCTTCCTGCGCACCCGTGGTTATGACGGCCATGTGGGTGATTACCTGCTCCTTCAATCCCTTGATTCGCCGGTATCTCCGTCGGAGCAGGCCTTCGCACTGTTCACTTGTCTATTGCTGACGAAGATATCCGATCTGCGCTATGGCGAGAACGCTCATCAGCGCGCGGCCTACCAACGGTACTTCGAGCAGTCAACGCCGTTCGATTCGGCGTTCGATTCAAGCACGCCGACCAACACTTCCTTCAATAATCTCATCGACGCCGATGCGGCCAGGGGCCTGTGTGCGGAATTGGCGCGTTCCATCAATCCCGCGCAACGAGCCGCGGGCGATCAACGAGCCGCGGGCGATCAACGAGCCGCGGGCTTCAGCCCGCGCGGCCAATTGAACGCAGGCGCCAGCCCACTCGCGCCGCCGACCATCGGCGATCCGACCTGGCTCCTGACCTGGACCACCTATGGAACTTGGCTCCCGGGAGACCCGCGCGGATACGTGAGCCGAACGCCAACAGAATCCGGCACCCATGAGATCTTCAATGCACCCGGGCAACCCTATTCGACCGATCAGCCGGAATTGTCCGAAGCGGCCAAAGATCGAATGGACGGAGAGCCGGTGCTCCTGGACGCAAGGCATGCGGCTGCTGCAAGCGATGCATTCATGAAAGCCGCAGCGGCACACAATATTCGGCTCGTGGCCTATGCAATCATGCCGAATCATGTTCACGTGCTGTGCCAGGCAACACAAAATGGTCCGGAACTACTCCGACTCTTCAAGGGGGTATCATCGCGCCGGCTGGGGCAGGCATTTTCGTTGGCAAGCTCACCACGCTGGTGGACAAAATCGGGTTCGACCCGCCACTTGAAACCGGGCGACGATCCGACAGCGGCGATCGATTATGTTTGCGAGCAACTGAACTCGTTGCTCGTGCGATGCTTTGATGGACGGCGAAACAAGGGCGCGATTCGCTCTGATTCCAAAGCCGCGCGGGCTAAAGCCCGCGGCTCGATTGGCGAGATTGATCGTGCGCTGGAAAAAAACAAAGCCGCGCGGGCTGAAGCCCGCGGCTCGTTGCCTGAAGCCCGCGGCTCGTTGGCTGTCGTGTGTTTTATCAAACACACAAACGCCTGCGGGGTCGGTGTTGCGGACGATCCGGCCGAAGCCTATCGCCGTGCCTACCTCGGCGACCCCAACGCCGCCATGGGCGGCATCCTCGCGGTGAACTTTCCTGTCACCGCGGACTTCGCCGCGATGGTGATGGAGACCTACGACCGCCTCGGCAAGCCGCTGCGCGAATCCGGCGCTCCCCATGCACCCGGCGGATTCTTCGTCGAAGTGTGGATCGCGCCGTCGTTTGAAAACGCGGCCGTCGAAATCATTCGTGGCGCGACCCGCGCGCCGACGGGCGAATCGAATGCCGAAAGCCCCGGTTCTGCCTTGTCGGCGCGCCCAAAGAAAAAATGGGGCGAGAACGTGCGATTGCTCGCCGTCGGCGACCTGTCGCAGCCACCCGCGACGGATGAACTCGTCTACCGAAGCATCGCCGGCGGGATGCTCGTGCAGACGGCCGACACCGTTGGCCTTAACGAAGACCTGTGGGAAGTTGTCACGAAGCGCCGGCCCACCGATTCTGAAATGTCAGATTTGAGATTGGCTTGGCTCATCGCCAAGCACACCAAGTCCAACGCGATCAGCCTCTGCAAGGACGGCATGCTGATCGGCAACGGCGCGGGGCAGATGAGCCGTATCATGAGCTGCCGCATCGCCACGTGGCTGGCCCGTGAGAATGGTCACGCCGACAAGCTCGCAGGCAGCGTGGCGGCTTCCGATGCCTTTTTCCCCTTCGCTGACGGGCCGAACATTCTGATCGATGCCGGCGTGACGGCAATCATCCAGCCCGGCGGTTCGAAACGCGATGAGGACGTCATCCATGCCTGCGACGAGCGCGGCGTCGCGATGATCTTCACCGGCACGCGGCACTTCAAGCATTAA
- a CDS encoding rod shape-determining protein: MFSTDMGIDLGTCNTLVCVKGEGIVLNEPSVVAVRKGTNEVVQDGNAVGLVAKEMLGKTPGSITAVRPLKDGVIADFDITEAMLGYFIRKVHGNSWFRRPRVVIAVPSGITAVEKRAVYGSAERAGARRVYLVPEPMAAGIGAGLPIAEARASMIVDIGGGTTEVAIMSLGDISVSESIRVAGDDLDEAIISYMKRTYNMQIGPQSAETLKIEIGSAAPLENELSMDVRGRDMISGLPRKTVVTSQEIREALREPVSQILEAVTHTLERCEPELAADLVDTGVHLCGGGALLRGLDRIMADATGLQVHIVDDPLSCVARGTYIFLENLGDLKGALESDYDNV, encoded by the coding sequence TTGTTCAGCACCGACATGGGAATCGACCTGGGCACCTGCAATACGCTGGTGTGCGTGAAAGGCGAGGGCATCGTGCTCAACGAGCCGTCGGTTGTCGCGGTGCGCAAGGGCACGAACGAAGTTGTGCAGGATGGCAACGCCGTCGGTCTTGTGGCCAAGGAAATGCTCGGGAAGACCCCCGGTTCCATCACTGCGGTGCGTCCGCTTAAAGACGGCGTGATCGCGGATTTCGATATCACCGAAGCGATGCTCGGTTATTTCATTCGCAAAGTCCACGGCAACAGCTGGTTTCGTCGGCCGCGCGTTGTCATCGCCGTGCCATCGGGGATCACAGCCGTTGAAAAGCGCGCGGTGTACGGCTCGGCCGAGCGCGCCGGAGCGCGGCGTGTGTACCTCGTTCCCGAGCCGATGGCCGCGGGAATCGGCGCCGGTCTGCCGATCGCCGAGGCACGGGCCAGCATGATCGTGGACATCGGCGGCGGCACGACGGAAGTGGCGATCATGTCGTTGGGCGATATCTCCGTCAGCGAGTCGATCCGCGTCGCGGGGGACGATCTCGACGAAGCAATCATCTCCTACATGAAGCGCACGTACAACATGCAGATCGGACCGCAGTCGGCCGAGACGCTGAAAATCGAGATCGGATCGGCCGCACCGCTGGAGAACGAATTGTCAATGGACGTGCGCGGACGTGATATGATCAGCGGCCTGCCGCGCAAGACGGTGGTCACCAGCCAGGAGATTCGCGAGGCGCTGCGTGAGCCGGTCAGCCAGATTCTCGAAGCCGTGACGCACACGCTGGAGCGCTGCGAGCCGGAACTGGCGGCGGATCTGGTTGATACAGGCGTGCATCTGTGTGGAGGCGGCGCGTTGCTTCGCGGGCTGGACCGGATCATGGCCGACGCGACCGGTTTGCAGGTTCACATCGTGGACGATCCGCTCTCGTGCGTCGCGCGCGGGACGTACATTTTTCTGGAGAACCTCGGCGATCTGAAGGGCGCGCTCGAATCCGACTACGACAACGTGTAA
- a CDS encoding PQQ-binding-like beta-propeller repeat protein, translated as MLNSDHSIRSTTPRGAIRLAAAFACVLNLGMSLRASAQMISDEALARLDLRSAWSIDLPLEGGEEVTRTVALDDNLYVLTSINRVYAVHLHTGILRWASDVSSAGDQVRGPTHSNEYAVFTTPGAVRMLDRRTGLIPGEPRHLSGVVVEIKHDTAEVNLGEVHGLKGGEILNVYMVNEYGDHEGDPVARIQLGAVKNRYSKGQITSLNSSVKPLAGYKVEADLTMPLEEIKLPFAASSPAVANASHLFVGAANQRFYCVDIHRNVTHWQLMTPNTVTVPPILDGKNLLIAGQDGLVTSCTQAEKARNWTFMTEGPIFANLVIDGDRLFVASSDRSLYCLNRVTGKRLWRERFDSQLNTAPMISDGRVYLPVPDTGLHVLDATNGTQLWKRPQGGRFLLQLDRDAILLSGEGTGALIRVDAAKGTRKQVAELSSVRQVTSSAAAQAILIASADGRVQSLRSRFAPRVRPDDVAEVLYDADKARAIAKVDADRKAAAEKKTVEQPRRPTARELMFDDDWLSSRSTAKPVGGHGLVDISEDAEGRKPAAEADEGAAAETDDDTADKDSDDKEGDKESANKSDEESDSDDADASDDESGDDADESADDSDEGEGEDDESDEDNGGGGGGGGGG; from the coding sequence ATGCTGAACAGCGACCATTCGATCCGCTCTACCACACCGCGCGGCGCGATCCGCCTCGCTGCGGCGTTTGCCTGCGTGCTGAACCTCGGCATGTCGCTTCGGGCTTCCGCACAGATGATCAGCGACGAGGCCCTGGCCCGGCTCGATTTGCGATCGGCCTGGAGCATCGACCTGCCGCTTGAGGGCGGTGAAGAAGTCACGCGCACCGTCGCACTCGATGACAACCTCTACGTCCTCACGTCCATCAATCGCGTGTACGCCGTCCATCTGCACACGGGCATTCTCCGCTGGGCCTCCGATGTCTCGTCGGCGGGCGATCAAGTCCGCGGCCCCACGCACAGCAACGAGTATGCCGTATTCACGACACCCGGCGCCGTGCGCATGCTCGATCGTCGCACCGGACTCATCCCCGGCGAGCCGCGCCATCTTTCCGGTGTTGTCGTGGAAATCAAGCACGACACGGCCGAAGTGAACCTCGGCGAGGTCCACGGCCTCAAGGGCGGTGAGATTCTCAACGTTTACATGGTAAACGAATACGGCGATCACGAGGGCGATCCCGTCGCCCGCATCCAGCTTGGCGCGGTCAAGAATCGGTACAGCAAAGGTCAAATCACATCGCTCAACTCCAGCGTCAAACCGCTCGCTGGTTACAAAGTCGAAGCCGACCTCACCATGCCGCTTGAGGAAATCAAACTGCCCTTCGCGGCGAGCAGTCCGGCCGTCGCGAACGCAAGCCATCTTTTCGTCGGCGCCGCCAATCAGCGCTTTTATTGCGTCGATATCCATCGCAACGTGACCCATTGGCAGTTGATGACCCCCAACACGGTGACGGTCCCCCCCATCCTCGACGGCAAGAATCTGCTGATCGCCGGGCAGGACGGCCTGGTCACCTCTTGCACGCAGGCGGAGAAAGCCAGGAACTGGACCTTCATGACCGAGGGGCCGATCTTCGCCAACTTGGTGATCGACGGAGATCGGCTGTTTGTGGCATCGAGCGATCGGTCGCTGTATTGCCTGAACCGCGTGACCGGCAAGCGACTCTGGCGTGAGCGGTTTGATTCGCAACTCAATACCGCGCCGATGATCTCGGACGGGCGCGTTTACCTGCCAGTCCCGGATACGGGCCTGCACGTCCTCGACGCGACCAACGGCACGCAACTCTGGAAGCGGCCACAGGGTGGACGGTTTCTGCTGCAACTCGATCGTGATGCCATTCTGCTGTCAGGAGAGGGGACCGGCGCGCTGATTCGCGTCGATGCCGCCAAGGGAACACGCAAGCAAGTCGCTGAATTGAGCAGCGTGCGTCAAGTGACATCCAGCGCGGCGGCGCAGGCGATTCTGATCGCGTCGGCAGATGGGCGCGTGCAGAGTCTTCGCTCGCGATTTGCACCTCGTGTCCGCCCCGACGACGTCGCCGAGGTCCTGTACGACGCCGACAAGGCACGAGCCATCGCCAAAGTGGACGCCGATCGCAAGGCGGCCGCCGAGAAGAAAACCGTTGAACAGCCCAGGCGACCCACGGCCCGCGAGCTGATGTTCGACGACGACTGGCTCTCCAGCCGCAGCACGGCGAAGCCGGTCGGCGGTCACGGGCTGGTGGATATTTCCGAAGATGCCGAGGGCCGGAAGCCCGCAGCGGAAGCAGACGAAGGCGCCGCAGCAGAAACGGATGACGACACGGCTGACAAGGACTCCGACGACAAGGAAGGCGACAAGGAATCCGCCAACAAATCGGATGAAGAATCCGATTCCGATGACGCCGATGCCTCGGACGATGAATCCGGAGACGATGCGGACGAATCTGCCGACGACTCCGATGAAGGCGAAGGCGAAGATGACGAGTCCGACGAAGACAACGGCGGCGGAGGCGGCGGTGGTGGCGGCGGTTGA
- a CDS encoding VWA domain-containing protein — protein sequence MEYRFSLDQPAFLLLLLSLLTIPYFSFRSLASLGRLRRAMVWTARCLTLGLLIFALAGIESVRRVDDQTAVFVLDTSNSVPSRLQQAAFDFLQRAVGGMRPGKDRVAVLGFDGQVSIEQPPRSTLEIDRAPAAAKPDRTDLARALRMASALMPPDTAKRVVILSDGNETTPGGMYEALTLNANGVPVDVVPILHERRREVVMDRMVAPNRARQNDTVSISVLLRADGPVTGRLALSYNDRFVDLDPQSAGLEMPVRLKEGLNRFSFPIPLTRPGAHRFRATFTPDDPSMDAVAENNMADACTVVAAKDRILYVKDASLNRAGEDASAELLVEALRREQLECDVLEIGDAVLDLPTLMNYSLIILQNISASYLSSDAQASIVAYVQDAGGGLIVIGGDQSFTVGGYENTLLERILPVETSRQKLQLMSTALVLVIDRSGSMQGQKLALAQKSAIASMELLSSLDWIGVLSFDFVATWDVPMTKCSHRADIRRRIGSIAVGGGTDLYPALKQAHAALKGIDAGVRHIIALTDGQSVPGDFDNAANAIRRDGITISTVAVGDDADRALLARIAKIGGGRTYLADTPDAVPRIFVRETMLAGRSGIYQKSFSPQLTPTLNDEITRGLSGPSLPRLGAYVITALKRDAHAPIVNPTTENSDPILAYWQVGLGRVLAFTSGMWPQWGPEWPNWTGFGKLWSQAARWTARRETAADMELSTTVEGESFVLRVDMGSDAPGKSLQNQIVGRVIDPAYQGAPIRLDQTGAGQYVARIPISQAGNYVVRLVGQSGSADTVTPQEAVAVLNAPYSPEFRELRSNEQLLKEIAHATGGRVLTHEKPDAVFDAASIRRLNVHRPLRNAFLIFAIAVFLIDVAVRRLAITPQDAAAYMRRFVASLTPGGHTAKVETVLSNLKNVRTRSRNSLARESELPTASDSAPPRPSFTVSPNRPNPSAGQAAPPSASTNIAETLTGKTADANSVPKPSSGPAADSPSESTTARLLKSRRQRQDPL from the coding sequence ATGGAGTATCGGTTCTCACTTGATCAGCCGGCGTTCCTGCTGCTGCTCCTTTCCCTGCTGACGATTCCTTATTTCTCGTTCCGTTCGCTTGCCTCCCTCGGCCGCCTGCGGCGTGCGATGGTCTGGACGGCTCGCTGCCTGACACTGGGGCTTCTTATCTTCGCACTCGCGGGGATCGAATCGGTCCGGCGCGTGGATGATCAGACTGCTGTCTTCGTCCTTGACACGTCCAACAGTGTGCCGTCCAGGCTTCAGCAGGCTGCCTTTGATTTCCTCCAGCGCGCCGTCGGCGGCATGCGCCCGGGAAAAGACCGCGTCGCCGTTCTCGGCTTCGATGGACAGGTCTCCATCGAACAGCCCCCTCGATCCACTCTCGAGATCGATCGCGCCCCGGCCGCCGCAAAACCGGATCGAACCGATCTCGCCCGCGCGCTGCGCATGGCATCGGCCTTGATGCCCCCCGACACGGCCAAGCGCGTCGTTATCCTATCGGACGGAAACGAGACAACGCCCGGCGGGATGTACGAAGCGCTAACGCTGAACGCCAACGGCGTGCCGGTCGATGTGGTCCCCATTTTGCACGAGCGCCGGCGAGAGGTCGTGATGGATCGCATGGTCGCGCCGAATCGCGCCAGACAGAACGACACCGTCAGCATCAGCGTATTGCTCCGCGCCGACGGACCCGTCACGGGTCGGCTCGCCCTTTCCTACAACGACCGATTCGTGGATCTTGACCCGCAGAGCGCAGGATTGGAAATGCCGGTCCGGCTCAAGGAAGGCCTCAATCGGTTTTCATTCCCCATTCCGCTGACGCGGCCCGGCGCGCACCGATTTCGCGCAACGTTCACGCCGGACGATCCGTCGATGGACGCCGTCGCCGAGAACAACATGGCGGACGCCTGCACCGTCGTTGCCGCGAAAGATCGCATCCTTTATGTCAAGGATGCATCCCTGAATCGCGCCGGGGAAGACGCGTCGGCCGAATTGCTCGTCGAAGCGCTTCGCCGCGAACAACTGGAATGCGATGTCCTGGAAATCGGCGACGCCGTGCTTGATCTGCCCACGTTGATGAACTACTCGCTCATCATCCTCCAGAATATCTCGGCCAGTTACTTGTCATCCGATGCACAGGCCTCGATCGTGGCCTACGTGCAGGACGCGGGCGGCGGCCTCATCGTGATCGGCGGGGATCAATCCTTCACCGTCGGCGGTTATGAAAACACACTGCTCGAGCGGATTCTCCCCGTTGAAACCAGCCGGCAGAAGCTTCAACTCATGAGCACGGCGCTGGTGCTCGTGATTGACCGCTCCGGCTCAATGCAGGGACAGAAGCTCGCCCTCGCGCAGAAGTCTGCCATCGCGTCCATGGAGCTGCTAAGCTCGCTCGATTGGATCGGCGTCCTCTCCTTCGACTTCGTGGCGACGTGGGATGTCCCGATGACGAAGTGCAGTCATCGCGCTGACATTCGCCGTCGAATTGGTTCGATCGCCGTCGGCGGAGGCACCGATCTGTATCCGGCCCTTAAGCAGGCTCACGCCGCCCTCAAGGGAATCGACGCCGGCGTGCGGCACATCATCGCCCTCACCGATGGCCAGTCCGTCCCCGGCGATTTCGACAATGCAGCCAACGCCATCCGCCGCGATGGGATCACCATTTCGACCGTCGCCGTCGGCGACGATGCCGATCGCGCTTTGCTGGCGCGAATCGCGAAGATCGGCGGAGGCCGGACCTATCTCGCGGACACGCCCGATGCTGTTCCGCGAATTTTTGTCCGAGAGACCATGCTGGCCGGCCGATCGGGTATTTATCAGAAGTCCTTCTCGCCCCAATTGACGCCGACGCTCAATGACGAAATCACCCGCGGGCTTTCTGGACCGTCGCTCCCACGTCTGGGCGCATACGTCATCACCGCGCTGAAGCGCGATGCGCACGCGCCCATCGTCAATCCCACGACTGAAAACTCCGACCCGATTCTCGCCTATTGGCAGGTGGGGCTTGGTCGCGTGCTCGCGTTCACCAGTGGAATGTGGCCGCAATGGGGGCCCGAATGGCCGAACTGGACCGGCTTTGGAAAGCTCTGGAGCCAGGCGGCGCGTTGGACCGCGCGGCGAGAAACCGCCGCGGACATGGAATTGTCTACAACCGTCGAAGGTGAGTCCTTTGTCCTGCGGGTGGATATGGGCAGCGATGCGCCGGGGAAGAGCCTGCAAAACCAGATCGTCGGGCGCGTGATCGACCCCGCCTACCAGGGTGCGCCGATTCGGCTCGACCAAACCGGCGCCGGCCAGTACGTCGCACGGATTCCCATTTCGCAGGCAGGGAACTACGTCGTTCGCCTGGTTGGCCAAAGCGGGTCCGCTGACACGGTGACACCGCAAGAGGCCGTAGCCGTCCTGAATGCCCCCTATTCCCCCGAGTTCCGCGAACTGCGTTCCAACGAGCAATTGCTGAAAGAGATCGCCCATGCAACCGGGGGGCGCGTCCTCACCCACGAGAAGCCCGATGCCGTCTTCGATGCAGCGAGCATCCGACGTCTGAACGTCCATCGCCCTCTGCGCAACGCGTTTCTCATCTTTGCGATTGCGGTCTTTCTGATCGATGTCGCAGTCCGACGTCTAGCCATTACACCCCAGGATGCCGCAGCGTACATGCGACGCTTTGTCGCGTCCCTGACCCCCGGCGGACACACGGCGAAAGTTGAAACGGTCCTTTCCAACTTAAAGAACGTCCGCACGCGTTCCCGCAACAGCCTCGCACGGGAGAGCGAGCTCCCAACCGCGAGCGATTCGGCGCCGCCGCGGCCGAGCTTCACTGTCTCGCCAAACCGACCCAATCCGAGTGCGGGACAAGCCGCTCCGCCATCAGCAAGCACAAACATTGCCGAAACGCTGACGGGCAAAACGGCCGACGCGAACAGCGTCCCGAAACCGAGCAGCGGTCCCGCCGCCGATTCACCCTCCGAATCAACGACGGCCCGTTTACTCAAGTCCCGTCGCCAACGGCAAGACCCCTTGTGA
- a CDS encoding ABC transporter permease subunit, with the protein MISLPLTGKTLRGYAVVIVGAHLLLCVFAALYMVVTASVPIERSLEMLNLEWVRSLLAALLGSDVGSQFTPNGVTAFFFVHPLMWTLVVATLITVSTGVMAGEVDRGTMDLLASLPISRARQYGSHTVVLVALGVPFIAAILTGIRLGLVIKPQKDIEFWRLAIVGGHLYVVYVALSACCLAVSAMCNRRGVAAGICFVAIFYCFVINFLAELWEPAKRISWTSFLHYYRPLPIVRAGSWQVREIAILLSVAAAFWMGGLLAWTRRDIPAR; encoded by the coding sequence ATGATCAGTCTTCCGTTGACAGGCAAGACGCTTCGAGGCTACGCCGTGGTGATCGTGGGGGCGCACCTGCTGCTGTGCGTGTTCGCGGCGTTGTACATGGTTGTGACGGCATCGGTGCCGATCGAGCGCAGCCTGGAGATGCTGAACCTGGAGTGGGTGCGCAGCCTGCTCGCGGCGCTGCTGGGGAGCGATGTCGGCTCGCAGTTCACGCCGAACGGGGTCACGGCGTTTTTCTTCGTGCATCCGTTGATGTGGACGCTGGTCGTGGCGACGCTGATCACGGTTTCCACCGGCGTGATGGCCGGCGAAGTGGACCGCGGCACGATGGACCTGCTCGCGTCATTGCCGATCTCGCGGGCGAGGCAGTACGGCTCGCACACGGTGGTGCTGGTCGCGCTGGGGGTTCCATTCATCGCCGCCATCCTCACGGGCATTCGATTGGGGCTGGTCATCAAGCCGCAAAAGGACATTGAGTTCTGGCGGCTGGCGATCGTGGGAGGGCATCTTTATGTCGTGTATGTAGCACTATCAGCGTGTTGTCTCGCGGTCTCGGCGATGTGCAATCGGCGCGGGGTGGCGGCGGGTATCTGCTTCGTGGCCATCTTTTATTGCTTTGTGATTAACTTCCTGGCGGAGCTGTGGGAACCGGCCAAGCGAATTTCGTGGACGAGCTTCCTGCATTACTACCGGCCGCTGCCGATCGTCCGCGCCGGATCGTGGCAGGTGCGTGAGATTGCGATCCTGTTATCTGTCGCGGCAGCGTTCTGGATGGGCGGCTTGCTTGCGTGGACGCGGCGGGACATCCCCGCGCGTTAA
- a CDS encoding 23S rRNA (adenine(2503)-C(2))-methyltransferase RlmN: protein MSPDTSIPIVATTRTAGVNCGSAHEARVAEPFPIARVVRDGDVTKFCQVTPDGYEIESVLIPMGARENTWHTLCVSSQIGCKRGCTFCQTAQMGLIRNLTADEIVGQVEAARGVLGATVRNVVFMGMGEPMDNLDAVIESITRLHHDPARQIPRRRITVSTVGRCDGIRRLAALRWRRLNLAVSLNAPNDTIRSQIMPINRVEPMAELRRAIAEYPVRAGGHVLIEYVLIRGLNDASEHARELAAYLRGLPTCVNLIPYNPRQNSPYDVPDEETVVAFQQVLMNAGQLAFRRNTKGRAAMAACGQLGTLAARRRQA, encoded by the coding sequence ATGTCACCGGACACGTCCATCCCGATCGTCGCGACAACTCGTACCGCAGGTGTGAATTGCGGATCGGCGCACGAGGCGCGGGTCGCCGAGCCTTTTCCGATCGCGCGCGTGGTGCGCGATGGTGACGTGACCAAATTTTGTCAGGTCACGCCCGACGGCTACGAAATCGAATCCGTGTTGATTCCGATGGGCGCGCGCGAAAACACCTGGCACACGCTCTGCGTCTCGTCGCAGATCGGCTGCAAGCGAGGCTGCACGTTCTGCCAGACGGCGCAAATGGGTTTGATCCGCAATCTGACGGCGGATGAGATCGTCGGGCAGGTGGAGGCGGCGCGCGGCGTGCTGGGCGCGACCGTCCGAAACGTCGTGTTCATGGGTATGGGCGAGCCGATGGACAATCTCGACGCGGTGATCGAGTCGATCACGCGGCTGCACCATGATCCAGCGCGGCAGATTCCTCGGCGACGAATCACCGTTTCGACGGTGGGGCGGTGCGACGGGATTCGGCGGCTTGCGGCACTGCGGTGGCGGCGGCTGAATCTGGCGGTGTCGCTGAACGCGCCGAACGACACGATTCGTTCGCAGATCATGCCGATCAATCGCGTGGAGCCGATGGCGGAATTGCGTCGGGCGATCGCGGAGTATCCCGTCCGCGCGGGCGGCCACGTGTTGATTGAGTACGTGCTGATCCGCGGGTTGAACGACGCATCGGAGCATGCGCGCGAGCTGGCGGCGTATCTGCGCGGCCTGCCGACGTGCGTGAATCTGATTCCGTACAACCCGCGCCAGAACTCGCCCTACGACGTGCCCGATGAGGAGACGGTTGTCGCGTTTCAGCAGGTCCTGATGAACGCGGGCCAGCTTGCCTTCCGCCGGAATACGAAAGGCCGAGCGGCGATGGCAGCCTGCGGACAACTTGGCACGCTTGCGGCCCGGAGACGGCAAGCTTGA